AATCCTCAGCATGCTTCTCATCCTTTGCAGCTGATTCTCTTTCTCCATACTGCTCTCTCTCCTTCTCCCCCCAGCACCCCCActccccacccccacccccccccccccaaaaacaacaaaaaaaacaaaaaaagacagAAAAAAAGCTTAGCAACATTGGAATCAATAGTCCAGGACAACCAAAACAATAGAACACCACTTCTTCTATCTACCTcccattcaaaattttgaaggcACCAGCACATTATTATGCATCCCAACTACTACGTTTATCATCCACATCTTTGTCAATCTATCCTAATCCTTGACCACACATGCACCTCACCACTACATACAGCTCTCTAGATGGTCTTGATAGGCATTTGTTTGTGAATAGTGTACAATGTGAAACAATAAAATATTGGAAAAAGCATGTAACTTCAAGCTGCTAATTCAAACATAGAACAGGAGAATAGGGGAGAATAAACATGGCAAACCAGTTCAAAGCAATCAGACGAGCTAATTTCTGTGATAATCAACTACATAGGAGTTGCTTTTATGTCATTTTGCAGACAATAGTAACAATACTAAATCACTCACAATACAGTCAGATGAGTATTTATATATTAGATAACAATGAGAAAAGACACCAAAGCGTAATGCTAATTGCCCAGAGTAGCTTAGCCAAACCAAACGATAAGTCAATAGGAAAAAATTTCCACCCAAAATCTGACCCATAGGCAGAAAGAAAATTTGATATAAAAAAGTGTCATTAGGACTCATACAACTACCAAGGCAAAACAATTTCTCTTAATCTTTGATAAGCAGAAggcctttatttttattggttTGGGGAAAGGGGGGTGGGGGTTGGGGGCCCCAGGATATCCAAAATTTTGATCTGCTGTTACTCCTAGACAGCAATCATATAAAGTTCAGGAGGATCAGATTGGAAGACAAAATACCTCGATGCAAGTGGGGCAAAGAAACCTGGGGTTCTCTCATTTGAAGCAATGAAAAGAGTTCGTCCCGGTGGGACCCATTTTGCAATTCGGCACGAAATAAATTCTGGACGGGTATCCCTGTCAAGATGAGGATGCAAAGACCGAACAACACCAAACCTATCCTTACGAGTTTTCAGTTTATCACCTCGTCTGACATGGATAGCATCATAATCACCAAGAAGCACCTTAATCTGTACGGATAACAATGGAAAACAACATCAATCATATTAactttatataaaaaaaaaaggcttaaaGCAAAGCAATACTGCAGCTGACTGCAATAGAACACTAGGCATTTGAGGGCACCAATGATGGCATCTTAAAGCTTTTGACTCCCCTAAAGAAGGTATTCGAAACAACACGTGCCCACATGCAGATGACATTAACCACAATTAGGCCAAGCCATTTTGAGTCACAGATGAACCCAAAATGCATATAAAACTTCTAAATACACACAAAACCCAAAGGTCACCTAACCTATATTGACTTTGAACAGGCATATGCCCCGCCAATGACATACATCCAAAACTTTTTTATTATACACGCTCTTGACTCTCATTTCAATTGTGAATGCAGAACCAACGAATGATCAGCACCTCAGACCAAAATGGTTTGGGACATACACAAACAGCCagcagaagaaaaaaagaatagctctaaaacaaaagaaacttaCTGTCATATTTGAACACCAAGGTTCATTCTCAGATCTCCAGCAAATATTCAAGCCCCACAATATGCACCAAAAATTTTAATCAAGCAACCAACCAAAGAAGCCACTAGTAAAGCATGCAGCAGCAGTGAAAAGGCGAGGCTTCTTGTAAAATTCAAGTGGAACTCACAAGCATAATACAGTATTTCTATGTGGTGAATTAACCCCCTGGCCCTCATCTATAAGCTGAAgctataaaaaagaaagaaattactTATTGAAGCCTCTCACGTGCCCCCTGACCTGTATGCTGGACTCCTTTCAATACAAAAAGCACGTGACACACCTATTAAGAATGGTTCGAAGCATTAACAGAGAACCTGTGCTTACCCAGACACTAGTGTTCACTTATGGCCATATCTAGAAGCTTCAACTCTCAGACAGGAAAAGGagttaatatatatttaaaaaattaaaagttcCCAACCTGTTTATGGAAGAAACAGTGCACCTTACAACTAATTTGCAGTTGTCAAGCTTTTATGACATTAACGTTTACCCTGCCATGGAGTGGTGAATGGTAGACTGATCAGTCTTCTTAAATTTCCATCACCAAAATGATTATAAAAGGGGAATATCTCATTTCAAACTTCCAGTAGCAGCACCAACCAAAAATCTTCCATAGGAATGGAAATTTTACGTATCATTGAGATATCATTACACATTTGTCCAAAACAAGATCCACAGCATTTTCAACATCAAGTTTACTTTATGCCCAGGTTTTGCTCTCTTCATCAAACCAAACTTTGATAGTCAACTCAAAAAAGCAACAAACCTTTTGCAGTGCTCAAATAATGTAATGAGAGTATAAATTTTGGCTATCAGACTTAAGGACAACTTATCGACCATCTCCCccattttcaaaagaatacCAAGCAAAACACTTATAACGAGGGCTTTATTAAACATTGCACCTATGACAGACCATTCTGTTCCCATATTTGACagaactttcttttctttccagcATTTTTTTCCtgtcctttcttttcctctttagCTATGGGAGAGGAAAGGAAGGGGAGAACTCATGGCAACAATTCTCCATGTCAAAAAAGTTCACACCATATGTAGCATCCTCAGGAGATCATCAACAGAAACATATGCAATGCTTCTGTCATGTCTAACTTAGATCaacaagaatataaaataaaaatagtcAGGCTGTAATTGTACATTTACCAAAAGGACCAAAATAACTAAAGAGTTCATAATGGATATAGACTATGTTGTAATGCATCAAATTCAAAAATGGTTAAGATACAGTGTTTGGAAGCTGGAACCACTCTTAGCTTCTTAATAGACTCTTTGAAGACCCTCAAGATCaaccaatcaagattttttACATCCACTTTTAGACAATAAAGAAGTTAGTTTTCAGCCTAAAGGTAAGCTTGTAGTTAAGCTTACTTCCGCAATTCGTAAGAACACTCTCAGAAAATTAAGAGACTCCAATTAGTTAGTACATTTTAAATGAGTATTAGGTGATATAAAGCTTTTCATAAACAATACAGCACTTGGAGAGCTAGGACTAGACCACAAAAGATTTCTTGATTATTTAACTAACCTGATGGTgggaaatttttccaaaacGACCTGAATTGCTTCAGTCTAAAGCTTACATTCAAAGAGAAGTTTATTCTTCTTTGTCTACAAGCTACCTGACTCTCAGGTTATAGACAAGAAGTGGTCCCAATTTAACATCACATCACAGGCTACTATAGTGCATACCTTAGAATCATGTCTGTCCAAGGTTTAAAGCTAACATGGTGTACCTGAGACTACAAAACAAGATCCCAAAGCAACTTAACAAATGATTAGAGAAGTATATTACAAATAAAAGGAGAGgggaaaaaaactaaaaaatctGAATATAGACTCCAGTCAATTATGTTTTAGCCTTTTGCAAATCCTAGTATCATAAATATGAGTGGAGAAGGTCCTGCTTTGCCAAACGCTCAAAACACATTACCATGATAAGTGGctaaattaaaaacaaaacagTAAGAGCAACATTACCAATTGCATGGGCATAAACCAGAAAAGATAGTGCGCTAATAAGAAGTGTTATTTGCAATCAAGTTAAATTGCTAGGACAGAGGAAAAAATCTCACAGCACAACAAATTTGTGTTTCACTAGTGACTGATACTAATGACAGGAAACAGAAAATGGAACAAAATGCTGCATATATCACTATGAACCAACCTTTTCTGCTGCATTCCGCAACTTCTTGCTAGCCattgaaggaagaaaagaatatGACAAGAGAATAGCATTACGGTTATTCCGATCCTTGCACTCCATGAACCTGAATGATTACCATGATTAATACCTACAAGAAAATTATCAAGATTCAAAAAACCAAGCCCATGAGCTTCACAAAGAACTTTCTACAATGAAACTGTAATCATCGGTGAACCTAAACTTAGAGGGAAGAGGAAGTGACCAACCCGAGCATGATTCAACAAGTTAAAGGGCTCAAAACTTAGATCCTTTACCAACCCAAAAACAAGATCATCCTTCAACAGtgtgtaacaaaattttaaagacTGATTGCTTGTATACAAATCATTGAACGCAAGGAAGATGGAACAGTTTAGAACAAAGCAAAAGGCAATACAGAAGTGTTAAATTACCATGATAGATGACTTGCTGTTCGATTTATGAGTAAAATATTCGAATACGAACTTTTTGATCCAAGATCCTCCCGGCTAACTCCTTGCACATTGGCGATCCCTCTGGATCCTAATTTCATGCTTGTTAATAGCACCCGATGCCATTCTTTTGAGTTATCCAAAATTACAGGTACTGTTCCAGATATGAGATCAAGATCATACAAGGAATCCATTGCACAAGAGCTAGCTGCCCAcctaacaaaaaaattaaaattgtagGTTAGTCATTAAATGACCCCTTTTTGCtgatttatttcatcatgtacTTAAGGATAATATAAATGGAATAAAACAAACAAGccttacaaaatttttcagcTGCACCACTTTGTTTTACTCTTTATcgattcatttttgttttagaaGCATTTGTAAGCAATTAGTAATACTGGAAAACTTGATACTTGCATCTTTTAAATCAAACAAGTAGCAACTGTAACCATTTTTGTCTTACctttatttcttatattttcttttttttcctttcaatgtAAGAGGCCAGAGTTTGCAGTGATACTAAATACAAGTCTTGCCATAACTCACCTTTCTTCTGAACTGGCATCATTGGACTGGTGAAGAATCCCTTTCTTATTGTGTATTGGATTGATGCACATTCTAGAAGGCATTACCAAGGTTCTGAAACATACAAAAGGAGCAAAGAACAGGAATCAGTAGGCCTTTTTTTGCATAATTATGGGCATTAGAAAAGGCACAAAAACTTGAAATGCTAAGTCCACCAATTGTCAAAACAGATGCTTTTCTGTTCTTCAGTGAGTAAATTGAATCAATGAGGCCATGAAAGGGGAAGACCCACAAAACCTGTAACCCAGTAGCACCAGAGCATAATGCTAACAGCTCCAAGTCTTTTAAGGGTTACATCCATAGAGTAAGACTTCCAACTGAATGTGAAAACAGGTCCTCCAAGTGCAAAACACTAAGAAGAATGGAAAGCCTTAAAATGCAAAAGTTTGCCAGAGTAAGCTAAAATCTCGAAAGTCAAAATTGCAGAACGTGCAGGTAACTAGAACatgtttgttttgttataaTTGTAGATAACATCCAGCAAAAATTCTCATTGATATGTAACTAAAGTTGCATACTACCACAGCTCACATGTGCTGGTTTATCTCTATATGCTACAATTTCATCAGCTGTCCCCAAATTCTTGCAACACCTCAAACAGTTTTTTGAATCACAAAACAACATTCAAGCAATGCAGTGTAAAACATGCATCACCCATAATTAGTACTGCAAAACTGTCCTCTTCATTTAAAAGTTCCAGTCTTTCCCAACAAAATCCTAAAGAAAGACAGGGGACTAACGGTAAAATCAAATCCAATGATACATACACAGGGGAAAGCAACATTCTTCTATTCCCCTAGGCACAGGATTCAACTGAAGTCACTTGAATCTCCCATTTTGCAATGTTTAGATAACACCCTCAttccaaatgataaaatctataACCTCCACAATCAGATTCACTCAGGGAAAGGGGGATAACGGAGAATAAAAGGAGGATCAACTTTTCTTTTATATCAGTAATAACGAGGGTATTTACGAAGACAAAATCAATCTATCTCAAGGTAAACTACACCAGATTTAATTATTCACTTTTACTCAGTACCGGAAAATAATGcagcttcctcttcttcattaCTAAACCCATATTACATCCAATCAAAGATTCAAAGTTACTAATAGAATGCATTATATGCCGGGTGTGTAAGTAAAATTCTTCCCACAATACAATTATGGCAGTGCACTTGTACTTTGCACTGCCAATGTTGTATATAACTATATATTTCCTCATCAGTAAAATTTACGACTTTCTGAACCAAATTGAGTTAAAAAGGGGACAAAGAAGAGGGGAAATGAAAGGGAGATCAACATTCTTCTATATCAGTATCATGCGCAGTTTACTTACTGAAAACCAGTACATTTTGAGGTAAACTACATCATGTTTACAGAATTAGTTGTACTTAGCAATGCCAAAAGATGCAGATCTCTCTCTTCTTTAAAATTAGATCCGTACTATATCCAATCAAAATTACTAGCAGACTCATAATAGACGTAATGCATAAGCAGAATTCTTCCATCGATTCTATATGAAATTTACTTGTACTTTTGCCAATGTGGTACTTTACCAATACCTTCTATCATAAACCTTCATCCTTCCAATGGAAACCCCTCAATGGGGAAAGTTGGATAATGAACCAGAAGAGACAAAACTACAAAAATCCCAAAGCCGTGAATAATCAACAATATTCCTCTCATTCTCCTTATAGTGAAGGATCAGCAAACTCTCCTCTCCCCTATTAAATTTTTAAGAAATCCAATCAATATCACCAGTAAATCCAGTAATATACATGCTGTACGTCCAAAATTGCTCCTCTATTACTATTATCGCTTGTACCCAGTGCTGACAATCTTGTACTTCAATATACCACTGATAACAAAGCTCCATTTTTTAAAACCAAAACCTCTCCGAAACGAGAATTAACataataaaacaacaaaagaacaaaaacccACTTGTCCAAGCATTCACGTAGTCAAGAATTTTCGGTTTCTCCTTCCGTTAaaaatactaatatatttaccTCTGAAGATACATCGCCTCCTCAAGAGCACACCTGAGGCTGGACTCTTGGTGGCCAAGGCCTTCACAAGACTCACAATGCTTCCCGGGACAGTCAATTCTTTTGCCCCAATACAAATACTTCTCAGAATCTCTATGATTCCTAGCATTGCTGCTCTGTATACTCGTTTCTGTGATGGaataaaaaaacccttttgtgGAAGAGAAAGAAGATGCAATGTAGAAAACAGCAATGCAGCCAACTGTAGCTGTAAGGATTATAAGAATGGAAGATCTAGAAGGTGGCCTCTGGAGAGGCTTTCCTCTCTGGGTTTTGTGGATCGCCATTTTGCTTGTTGGGTGTCCCTGTATAACTTTTATCTCAAGTgagattcaaagaaaataaaaatagatttttttttcttgttcaaatTTCCATTATgtctaatttatttttttttcccctccttAGGGCTGGGCCTGCCCTGTACTAGTTCGCAATTTTGTAAAAACTTGTCGTGGAAAGTGACTGTACAAAAGGAGTATATTTCAACAATAACCTTCTTCTTTAAAACTATTCTCAAATTAATACACTTTCAAAATTTATTCTCTTGTTAATTTACTTGTTgcctttttcaaaaaaaaaatttacttgttACCATGTGGACTTTGAGTATGGAAGGTATTCACATTCTCATCTTATATTGAGAAATACAATTCACAATAATGGATTCTtaataacttttcaatagttCAAATGTTGTAACTTGCGTACAATCTTAAAGATACATAAAAATATTTATCTATCTATTATTAAGTTAATTAGT
The Coffea arabica cultivar ET-39 chromosome 6c, Coffea Arabica ET-39 HiFi, whole genome shotgun sequence genome window above contains:
- the LOC113693896 gene encoding uncharacterized protein, whose translation is MAIHKTQRGKPLQRPPSRSSILIILTATVGCIAVFYIASSFSSTKGFFYSITETSIQSSNARNHRDSEKYLYWGKRIDCPGKHCESCEGLGHQESSLRCALEEAMYLQRTLVMPSRMCINPIHNKKGILHQSNDASSEERWAASSCAMDSLYDLDLISGTVPVILDNSKEWHRVLLTSMKLGSRGIANVQGVSREDLGSKSSYSNILLINRTASHLSWFMECKDRNNRNAILLSYSFLPSMASKKLRNAAEKIKVLLGDYDAIHVRRGDKLKTRKDRFGVVRSLHPHLDRDTRPEFISCRIAKWVPPGRTLFIASNERTPGFFAPLASRYKLAYASNYSSILDPVVENNYQLFMVERLVVMGAKTFIKTFKEDDNDLSLTDDPKKNTKTWQVPVYTLDIREC